Within Dermacentor albipictus isolate Rhodes 1998 colony chromosome 3, USDA_Dalb.pri_finalv2, whole genome shotgun sequence, the genomic segment CGAGCACAAGCCTGCAGGTTGTAGCTGTAGTATTGTGATCTACATAGGGCAGTGTTTCTCTCTTTAAGTCACTCTGTTGGCATTTGTGGATGAAAATTCTCTTTGGCAATTCTGTCCATtagtggcaaaaaaataaaaccgTGGTAATTGAGCTACAGGTCAATTGATTCCTTTGCTTACTCAGTGTTACCCCAGTTCACTCCAGACTGCAGAGTACTTCATCGTGAGAATATAGTATGTTGAACATTATGTTTAAATGCCGTGTACTGTCAGCAGTAGGAAAGTAGTAGCTTTTTGATCCCCGCTATGCCTGAAGCCAATAATTACCTTGTACATACATGTAGTTTAGGCCAGTGATCGTAGTCATTTTGTGATTTTATTACACTTGTCTGCCTCCTTCTGAATCGAAAAGGTCTCAAACAAGTCACTTGTACAGTATAGTTAGCATTAAATGAGCCAATAATGATAGTGTTTGGAGGTTGCTGCAATGGACATCAATTAGACTGCTGGTGAATGCTCACATCGGTGAATGTTGAGCACACATGTTCATTACAGTGATTAACTAAATGATCTATGGCTGCTCAAGTCTGCACTGCTGGAAAGTGTTCTTGCAGCATCAGGCATGTACCTGACGAACTGATCATTGTAACATATTCCACAGGATAAGAGAATTTTATGCACCACTTTCATTTTGCTTGGAACAGAACTGTTTGAGTGGTTCTCACAGAGAAGTCTCTCTGTCAATGCCGTTCGCACCATAGTACATTCATGTCCTACTTTCTGGTGTAGAAACAGCAGATATATTGTATTTTCTCGTGCTCTTCTTCAGAGTGCAGTATGTTGACGTCACTAAGTCACAGCACCAGACAGGCTCAATAATATTTTGTGTTCTTTCAGTGAAACAAGTGGACATGTCCTAACTTCTCTGTGTTGATTCTCCCTTACCAGCATTGCTAGGCATAAGAGAAGACGCATATGAAGACTGTGAAAGGGTAAGGTTTGAGTTGTATCACGAACTTTTGTGTTTAGAGGGCCCCTCAATAGGTCTGGCCATTTTCAGCTGACAAGCACAGTGTATACAATGTGCGCTAGTGATTATGTCTGCTAAGAATTGCATCGCTACGCGCcatggaaagagctgaaattttaaAATAAATGCCGTTTGTCCCttcgcgggcgccgcgctccaAGACGGGGAAATGACGTATAtcagcaaggaaggaaggaaggaaaaagtggagaaggaaatgcagggaggttaaccagtttagctcaaccggtttgctgccctacacatgggagcgggatggtggggggatgaaagatggggaggagagagagcacatagcacagcgcACACACCGTCAGTTACAGTCtggtcactcttgcgtggtacgtgacatcactgtcacagccgcttctccaagcccgtctctttcaaaaactgaagtagtcccttcgtcgccttcagttGCGATGTCTGAATGCGCCTATGTACATGTATATGCTGTGACGTTTCTCATAATGACCCTTGACACTTCGAGAATTATttaaggcaacatctgttatttgtgtaatctattTCATTAATAGATCAATTAAAGTttcgagaaataataaaacacacaaagcgaatggctgcatgtttttgtttgactttgcactgcagcaagagagatgtacttctgtttcaCTGCTTGTTCCCACACTGTGCAGTCGCGTGCGCTGAGAGCAAAACTGTGCGATTTTCTACCGTATTCCAGCACCTAATCATGCTCTGCAATGCGTTTGTGCCTGTCTCAgtgtttgtgtagcactgacttaggGCGTAAGTCAGGTGCTCTCATGCACAGCGCGCAAGATCATGTGCTGCTCGAAATGAGACAAACGCAACTGCTTGTGCGACCATCCGCGGAAGTGCGCTGCACAGCAACAAAGCGAgatagaaaaataaagaaggcgGGGCTCGTGTCGTATGTCCCACATGATCCTCCTGCTCCAGTGTGGGAAAACGTAGGGAAGAAATTTCTCTTGCAAAGGCTAGACAGGGGAAGTGGAGAGAGTGTCCTTGTTggcagtggcgctcgcctcctgaaatcactGAAATATggctatctcggctattaatgaaccagcTTGAAAAACTGTTGCGGTAGCATGCTGCCAagagggcatgtaacaacttccagcccataaccaaaatttgctatgtggcctagTGAGGGGCCGTTTAAGAAAGCCGTTACAGAAaatttttgtcttgtttttattttttagcaaCTAACTATTGACCAAGTTACACTATGAAGCCTCAATTCCTTGAGAGTGCAGCAATTGATGACGTTACCCATTATTGCGATTCGTTAAAAATGTGCACTAAATGGCATCGAAGAGGAGACTCATGTCAGCGAAACCTGATGTCATGGTACCAGACACCACTGACGCATACACATACACTGTGACCATGCTGCCAAAAGCCGAATCCATTCAGCACTCATTGGAACAAGAGGAGAGGGTTTACCTGCATTTTTTCTAAGGACTGGGTTAGCAGCATTTGGTGACAGAATCATTTTATGACCTTCAGTGAGTATGACTCACCATCCTGACTGTTGCACTCTTGAATTTGTGAATCATGTGACTGCCACCTTCGCTTTTGGTGATGTGAATTTCACTCATTTCATGTATCTATTTTCTGCCATCGAACTGTACTGAGGGGCCATGATGGAACCTAGGGGGACCAGGCTGGCAGTACTGAAATGACGAGGCTTCATCAAATTGTTGCTTTGCAGCTTTTTCCTAACTTCATCTTTGTCCCTTGGGGATTAAATAAAATTTGATTGATTGACAGTGCATGCAGATGAGCCAGCAAGACACGAGTCAACACGCAACTGTAGCTTCTTGACATGAAAGGCCCCTCATATGCAAAGTGCGAGGCTCAAGTTGTGCACAGAGGACAGGTCCTCACATCTGTCAGCACACAATGGCCTTGCCTGGCTGTCAGTACTGGCTGGCCtttgtacagggtcgtccactcttagggtgaacacggctcaccgtggccgcgctccgcggggcgccagtgcgtccggcatcgaagcgaagcggcgcaggcgcacacggacccgggggaggtgcctcgcgtcgtctgctacagcgctggagcgcgccgctccgGCTTAGCTGCAAAGTagacttcgctagacccaggtgactgagcgaccgagacggcgttgcgggaaggcgcacttcactaactggagcatcttctagctggttcggtctacagcttgtgaacagcctgctcaATCAATATACACTAACAGAAACAAacttatcaccacataaatcacttagcatgtttttaataagtgatgagggtaaaaatagtcattccttcgcgctctttattaggctggggccattttattttactctcacagcactttaCTCACATTTACTCACattttactctcacagccgcaatttccttctttccttccctcctctctctccctgtgatctttgtttcccctttcccattcccccggtgtagggtagccaaccgcacgttattctggttaacctccctgccttctacttttctcttccctcctcctcctcacagcacttggtgtagtgcataccgagaaacctattaggcgcgctcttcttcgttggagtcatcatgtgatgagtctagcgcgccatttcgcgcatgtcttgatgctagaacgaatttgcttaattgacctaagaaagcgaccgaaacccgcaataaattccacagaaagttagagagcgattggtcaagcatgcatcatcatgtttgccatcgattttaccatcaaggagggcaataatattacttcgacagcaactaagaagtgacatccgctacttcgtgactttcttattgacgcgttaatgtcgctggtaggggtgcatggagcgctttacgcgatgtaggaaaggGCTCTgcccggcatagcaactgatttggcggcaattttactcccccttttcatctttctacatcatagaaaaaaacttcatttttgttgtcacagattggttaaaatcgccgaagcggtgccagtcctttgacggctacctgacgcgagaagtcgcattcttatttagaggaatcgtcggtcagttAATTGATTACGTTAATTACGTGGAGTGAAACATGTGGCGCCGTCGGTTcttttggttgtttgtttttttctccttgtaGTCGATGCACGCCGCATGCCAATGCCCTTTCTGTCCGTTTTGAGTAGGTAATTGAAggggaaaatctataatctacatgtctgttttctagcttaaattacgtcttgccggttaattaagtcgttactcgcttgtatttcatttcagtacttcctcagaaTCGGTCATAggcatattctcactagcatatataTAATTGTGTGGTATGCGTCCCGAAGCGGCACATGGCCACTGAAcagtgaccactgaagctgaatacatgaccattgttgcggcggctgctgcaaacctgacctttatcgctcgggaaattaagaacagcctctggctgggtgacgtctctgacacgactatcaagcgtcgcctctacgccccagcctaataaagagtgcgaaaaaatgactgtatttttaccctcatcacttataaaaacatgctgagtgatttatgtggtgataagcttgtttctgttaatgtatatttattaagcaggctgttcacaagctctagaccgaactagctggaaaatgctccagtaagtgaagtgcgcagtcccgccacgccgcctcggtcgctcattcacctgggtctagcgaagcgtactttacagcaaagccagagcggcgcgctccagcgctgtagcagacgacgcgaagcgcctccccgaggtccgtgtgcgcctgcgccgcttcacttcgatgcgccgccgcgccggacgcactggcgccccgcggagcgcggccacggtgagccgtgttcaccctaagagtggacgagcctgtacattggGCCCTGTTGGCAAAGGGCTGCGCATAAAGAGGTAATGCAGTGTTACAAGCAAACATTCCACAAGTTAAAGAGCATCTCTTACTCTCTTGCATCTGAAATAACACATGAAACTTTTTTTCTCCAGCAGTCAGGAGCTGATGGAAACATAGATAAATGATTGCTTTCAAAGAGTAATTGACCTGCCGCAGCATCTAAGTAGCTCTGACATTCTTCcaaggacgaggtcgcgggttcactTCTCGGCTGTGGCAGCCATGCTTCGAGGTGTGCaggaatgcaaaagcgctcgtgtgcttagatttagccgtacattaaagaactccagatggtcATATTTGATCCGGAGGCCTCCACTATGGCATTCCTCACAGTGCACTGCATAGTTTTGGGATGCGAAACCACACAACTTGAAATTTTTGCAAACATGGCGCGACATGAAATCAGTTGAAAACAAGTGCCCTGGACATACCTGTAGTTATGTTTTTTCTCAGCCTTACATTATGTATGGCTTGATTGAATGTTCAAGTTATAACTTGGCCAGTTGTTTTCATGGTATTATTTTAGTTACCGTTCCCTCCCCTCATCCCCCTTCTGCAGTAATGCCCTGCTGGGCAGTATGGGTTCATACGTAAGGAAAATATACCCTGACACATTACGCAGTCATGGGCAACTTGTTAGACAACATCGACTGGGAAGAAAATATGTGTTATGCTGTTGGACGCTTCTGTGCCTTTGCAGTAGAGGCAATGAAGGAAAAGGAGATTCTTGGGGCTCATTCTGCATAGTATTAGAGCACTGAACTGCAGTGAATGAGTTGGTAATGTGCAGGGAAAATTCGAACGGACCTTGAAGTCAAGGCACTCACCTGAACCAATCGCAAAGCATTTGGCATGGGATGTTTGTGTTGCACTGTGCATATTCAATGTTGCTCTGAGTGCAGGCTAGTCTTCttcctgattttttttattgaaggtGATGACAGCCAGTAAAGGCGGCTGCAGTTGAACCTCATTATAAGAAATGTGTGTTTAATATAGCAATGTTTTACTGTCATCTCATCACATTTTTCTAATTGGGAAGTACTCCACACAGCCTATTTGCACAGCCTATTTTTGTATATAAACTTAGATGCTGAGCATTAACCTGCTGTGAATTGTAGCAGTTCTGCGCTGTTGGTCACAAAGATTCAATGTTCACAACTTTAACAAAGGGCCACagtttgcaatatttgtctcATAAATTGCCTCATTGTCCTCTTGTCTGCAATGTGCCTTTCGAGTAGCATGGCTGCTTTGGCGTATCTTGGTGCCTGTAATATTTAAAATGTAGCATTTTAGAATTCCTGCAAAATATACATGTGAACCTGCACCACCACTACAAAGCGCGGTCTTGTTGTATGATTTTTTTCCATCCTCTCCTCGTTTGCACTTAACGAGTGAAgtaaatgttgcacctttttctCTCATTCTAGATAAGGCCGGCAGCAGTGGCTGAAATGCAGTTTTCACAACAGCTGAGTGTACCCTGCACAAACACACTGGTCATGGCTACAGGTGACACTGTTGCCTACCGAAAAAGGGTTGTGTGCAGATGCAACAGCATTGCGGCCACAGAGCGTCGTGCCACAGTGTCTCGTGCCATAACCTGTTCAATCCGTCAATTTGTGCGTAGTGTGTCGGCATGGAAGAACACGTCAACATGGATGCTGCACAAGGGTAAGTATGGTTATTTTTGCCTCCGGAATCAACCAGCATAAGCACTTGCATTGTGCTCTTGCAGAAACACAGACCCGACCCATCATGGTAACAAGGAAAACACAGACGCTGTGACATCGgtgtcctgtgtgggcaaggcaAACCAGTGCATTCAGGTGCACCAGTTGTGAAGTGCTGCTGTGCTGTTGCTCCTGATGCATTCATGTGCACAGTTGCCAACATTGTGTCCTTGTGATGTGGGTGCAGTGCTGCCACCAGCGGCCACCTGCAGGGTTCGCATAGGAAGATTACAATTGGCCAGCCGTGATCTAACAATTGGTCCATTTGTGCGTCTGGGTGCTCCACCTGCCAGTTGCCACTGGGCATCACTGTCATCTACAATAGGCAGCTCACACCTGCCAGCTCCCTGCACTTACATTGCTGCATCATGGACTGCATCATCATCATGGACTGCATCATGGACTGCATCATCATCAGTGGCTTCAACTAGGTGCATAGTGCCACAGCTCTAGACTTTATGTATTGGGATTATAACTGCCAAACATGGTGTCATCTTTGTAAGCCTACCATGTTGAGCTGTACCAAATTAATTCTTTCATGTTTGCAATAATGCATGGTTCTTTTTTATCTCTGTGATGCATGGATTGTTCATGTTCTTATGTCCAAAAAATACAAATAATATGTGATATTGCTGTGATGTGTGCTACTTGAAATGAATTTTGATATGTAAAAAATAACTCTGAGCTAGCTACTGTGGTGTATCGCCCTCTAAACAGAAACATAACATTGTTTATGAATTATCTTGAAGCATTTTTGTGCTCGCTCGAATAACTAATTTGTGCTGTTGACTTCCACATAAATGTTTTTGATGACACACCTATTGTATGTGACCTTACTATGCGGCTACTTTCATGAAACTTTGTTACTATAATCAAAACACGTGCTCGAGTAACTTCGTCCACTTCCTCTGCTCGAAATTTGCTAATTACAAACTGGGAAACTACAATTCGTGATGCTAGTACATTAGCAATTATGGACCATTGTCCAATTTGTGTGTTTAACAATGCTCCAGGGAAAACTGGAACATGTCAGTGCGACTCAGTTATTGTTCAGTGTATGTCCCATGATGTTTAGAGGTTTTCAAATCTAATATCTCTTGACAAGATTGGTCCTgcatatcatcatcgtcatcatcatcagcctggctaagcccactgcagggcaaaggcctctcccatacttctccaaataccccgatCATGTACAAATTCTGGCCATGTcgaccctgcaaacttcttaatctcgtccgcccatctaactttctgccgctccctgctatgcttcctttcccttggaatccagtccgtaacccttaatgaccatcggttatcttccctcctcattacatgtcctgctcatgccc encodes:
- the LOC135919456 gene encoding uncharacterized protein; the protein is MAPPEKCLNEIAARRLRKAAADRERRARMSPAERERLAAAKRARYAETMTAEHRARRTAAARERYLALIASDEYRARRNLAQRERYAARATVQNRQIRAAGGRDLRKRRPRPLLGIREDAYEDCERIRPAAVAEMQFSQQLSVPCTNTLVMATGDTVAYRKRVVCRCNSIAATERRATVSRAITCSIRQFVRSVSAWKNTSTWMLHKETQTRPIMVTRKTQTL